In Paralichthys olivaceus isolate ysfri-2021 chromosome 1, ASM2471397v2, whole genome shotgun sequence, the following are encoded in one genomic region:
- the dennd5a gene encoding DENN domain-containing protein 5A isoform X2 produces MTTGFSSGSCRFADYFVICGLDTESGLEPDELSGENFEQSPLRRTFKSKVLAHYPDNVEWNPFDQDAVGMLCMPKGLSFRTQVDSREPQFHSFIITREDGSRTYGFALTFFEEVTSKQICSAMQTLYHMHNAEQYDILHTPTSPQGPEDQRHQPPQPRPMLHAAPAISRLQRFNSYDISRDTLYVSKCICLIAPMAFPQASRKVLQQLHQAVSSPQPPPLPLESYIYNILYEVPMPPSGRSLKFSGVYGPVVCQRPSTSELPLFDFAIGEMFNLLGVENVLQLFTCALLEMQILLYSQHYQRLMTVAESITALMFPFQWQHVYVPILPASLLHFLDAPVPYLMGLHSNGQDDRTKLELPQEANLCFVDIDNHYIELPEELPQFPNKLEFIQEISEVLMSFGVSPEGNIHSSDSQVKYQGLRSVDMVSDKRNGNLASPLNSYLLRENETIARLQALVKRTGVSLEKLEVREDASSNKDVRVQCDEEELKMHQLNIHVREVFANRFTQMFADYEVFVIQPNQDKESWFTNRDQMQNFDKASFLSDQPEPYLPFLSRFLETQMFASFIDSKILCHDDEDKEHTLRVFDSRVDKIRMLNVRTPTLRTSMYQKCTNIEESDKLLKKRYEKADFVVPGPHDIRLENDETHLQKAIEMRVTKIDHTALHPHLLDMKIGQGRYEQGFFPRLQSDVLSTGPTSNKWTKRSAPAQWRRRDRQKQHAEHLYLDNDQREKYIQEARNLGTTIRQPKLSNLSPSVIAQTNWKFVEGLLKECRNKTKRMLVEKMGREAVELGHGEVSITGVEENTLIASLCDLLERIWSHGLQVKQGKSALWSHLLHYQESKEKNNATPGGLGPPGFIHDTERRKSDGGGSAMPPLKVSLIQDMRHIQKLSEIKTDVGKARAWVRLSMEKKLLSRHLKQLLSDHELTKKLYKRYAFLRCDDEKEQFLYHLLSFNAVDYFCFTNVFTTIMIPYHVVVVSSKKLGGSMFTANPWVCVSGELAETGVLQVPRNTLEITFECQNLGKLTTVQMGHDNTGLYAKWLVECVVVRNEITGHTYKFPCGRWLGKGVDDGSLERILVGELMTPSTENDERMCRTPPMQQSPGMMRRFVTISPNSKPKLNTGQIQEGVGEAINGIVKHFHKPEKERGSLTLLLCGEYGLVWALEQVFQHGFKSPRLFKNVFIWDFLEKAQVYFESAEQRDVTPDENWQTRVHHFCRFMRAINNTSRNIGKDGKFQMLVCLGARDHLLHHWIALLADCPITAQMYEEMALIKDRSLVNSLIRVLQTLQEFNITLEASLVKGVGI; encoded by the exons GTGAGAATTTTGAGCAGAGTCCGTTGCGGAGAACCTTTAAATCCAAAGTTCTAGCCCATTATCCAGACAATGTTGAGTGGAATCCATTCGACCAGGATGCAGTTGGCATG CTCTGCATGCCAAAGGGTCTGTCGTTCAGGACGCAGGTCGATTCCCGGGAGCCTCAGTTCCACTCCTTTATCATCACCAGAGAGGACGGCTCGCGGACCTATGGCTTTGCCCTCACCTTCTTCGAGGAGGTGACCAGTAAGCAGATCTGCAGTGCCATGCAGACTCTTTaccacatgcacaatgcagagCAGTACGACATCCTGCACACTCCCACCTCACCACAGGGACCTGAGGACCAGCGGCACCAACCACCCCAGCCTCGTCCCATGCTCCACGCTGCACCCGCCATCTCCCGCCTGCAGCGCTTCAACTCATATGACATCAGCCGTGACACGCTGTATGTGTCAAAGTGCATCTGCCTGATAGCACCCATGGCCTTCCCTCAGGCCAGCAGGaaggtgctgcagcagcttcaccaGGCTGTGTCCTCCCCTCAGCCCCCACCCCTCCCGCTGGAGAGCTACATCTACAACATCCTCTACGAAGTGCCGATGCCTCCTTCCGGGCGATCCCTCAAGTTCTCAGGCGTCTACGGGCCTGTGGTGTGTCAGAGGCCGAGCACATCTGAGCTGCCACTCTTTGACTTTGCCATCGGTGAGATGTTTAATCTGCTGGGTGTGGAGAACGTTCTTCAGCTGTTCACCTGTGCCCTGCTCGAGATGCAGATTCTGCTTTACTCACAGC ATTACCAGAGGCTGATGACGGTGGCAGAGAGCATCACAGCCTTAATGTTCCCCTTCCAGTGGCAGCATGTGTACGTTCCCATTCTGCCCGcctccctcctccacttcctggaTGCTCCTGTACCGTACCTCATGGGCCTCCACTCCAACGGGCAGGACGACCGTACCAAGCTAGAGCTGCCACAGGAG GCTAACTTGTGTTTCGTGGACATCGATAATCACTACATCGAACTTCCCGAGGAGTTGCCCCAATTTCCCAACAAGCTGGAGTTCATCCAGGAGATCTCAGAGGTGCTCATGTCCTTCGGCGTATCTCCAGAGGGAAACATTCACTCCAGCGACAGCCAGGTGAAATACCAGGGCCTCAGATCTGTTGACATGGTCTCCGACAAGCGCAATGGCAACCTGGCCTCGCCCCTGAACTCTTACCTGCTGAGAGAGAATGAAACTATCGCCAGACTGCAGGCCCTGGTCAAGAGGACAGGTGTCAGCCTGGAGAAG CTGGAGGTGAGAGAGGACGCCAGCAGCAATAAGGACGTTCGGGTTCAGTGTGATGAGGAGGAGCTAAAGATGCACCAGCTCAACATCCACGTTCGAGAGGTCTTCGCCAACCGATTCACCCAGATGTTCGCCGACTACGAGGTGTTTGTCATCCAGCCAAACCAGGACAAAGAGTCTTGGTTCACCAACCGAGACCAGATGCAGAACTTTGACAAG GCCTCCTTCCTGTCTGACCAGCCAGAGCCCTACCTGCCCTTCCTGTCACGTTTCTTGGAGACGCAGATGTTTGCTTCCTTCATCGACAGTAAGATCCTCTGTCATGATGACGAGGACAAGGAGCACACGCTGAGGGTGTTTGACTCCCGGGTGGATAAGATTCGCATGCTGAACGTCCGCACGCCCACACTCCGCACATCGATGTACCAGAAATGCACCAACATTGAAGAATCAG ACAAACTGCTTAAAAAGCGATATGAAAAAGCAGATTTTGTCGTTCCTGGACCTCATGACATCAGGCTCGAGAATGACGAGACTCACCTTC AGAAAGCCATCGAGATGAGAGTGACGAAGATCGATCACACTGCCCTCCACCCCCACCTGCTGGACATGAAGATCGGTCAGGGACGCTACGAGCAAGGCTTCTTCCCCCGGCTGCAGTCTGACGTGCTCTCCACTGGGCCCACCAGCAACAA ATGGACCAAGAGGAGCGCTCCAGCCCAGTGGAGGCGGAGGGATCGACAGAAGCAGCACGCTGAGCACCTTTATTTAGACAATGaccagagagag AAGTACATCCAGGAAGCCAGAAACCTGGGCACGACCATCCGACAGCCCAAACTGTCCAACCTGTCGCCTTCCGTCATCGCTCAGACCAACTGGAAGTTTGTAGAAGGGTTGCTGAAGGAGTGCAGGAACAAG ACCAAGCGTATGCTGGTGGAGAAGATGGGTCGGGAGGCTGTGGAGCTGGGTCACGGAGAGGTCAGCATCACCGGCGTTGAGGAGAACACTCTGATCGCGAGCCTCTGTGACCTACTGGAGAGAATCTGGAGCCACGGGCTGCAGGTCAAACAG ggTAAATCTGCCCTCTGGTCCCACCTCCTGCACTACCAGGAGAGCAAAGAGAAGAATAATGCCACTCCCGGTGGTCTGGGACCTCCAG GTTTCATTCATGACACAGAGAGACGCAAatctgatggtggtggatcagcCATGCCACCTCTGAAAGTCTCTCTGATCCAGGACATGAG acacaTTCAGAAGCTCAGTGAGATCAAGACAGATGTGGGCAAGGCCAGAGCATGGGTTCGCCTCTCGATGGAGAAGAAGCTGCTCTCCAGGCACCTGaagcagctgctgtcagaccACGAGCTTACAAA aAAACTGTACAAGCGCTACGCCTTCCTCCGCTGTGATGATGAGAAGGAGCAGTTTCTTTACCACCTGCTTTCCTTTAATGCCGTGGACTACTTCTGTTTCACCAACGTCTTTACAACCATCA TGATCCCCTACCACGTGGTGGTTGTTTCCAGTAAGAAGCTGGGCGGCTCTATGTTCACCGCCAACCCTTGGGTGTGTGTCTCCGGTGAGCTGGCAGAGACCGGAGTCCTGCAGGTCCCCAGAAATACTCTGGAGATTACTTTTGAG TGCCAAAACCTGGGCAAACTCACCACAGTACAGATGGGCCACGATAACACGGGACTCTATGCAAAGTGGCTCGTAGAATGCGTCGTGGTCCGCAACGAAATCACAGGGCACACCTACAA GTTTCCGTGTGGCCGTTGGTTGGGGAAAGGAGTGGATGACGGCAGTCTGGAGAGGATCCTGGTGGGAGAGCTGATGACCCCCAGCACAGAGAACGATGAGAGGATGTGCCGCACACCCCCAATGCAGCAGTCCCCGGGGATGATGAGGAGGTTTGTTACCATCTCACCGAACAGCAAACCAA AGTTAAACACAGGTCAGATCCAAGAGGGAGTGGGAGAGGCCATCAATGGGATCGTGAAGCACTTCCACAAGCCGGAGAAGGAG AGAGGCAGTCtgaccctcctcctctgtggagagTATGGCCTCGTCTGGGCTCTGGAGCAGGTTTTTCAACACGGTTTCAAATCCCCCCGACTCTTTAAGAATGTCTTCATCTGGGACTTTTTGG AAAAGGCACAAGTGTACTTTGAAAGTGCGGAGCAGCGAGACGTGACTCCAGATGAAAACTGGCAAACCAGAGTTCACCACTTCTGCCGCTTCATGCGTGCCATCAACAACACATCCAGAAACATTGGCAAGGACGGGAAGTTCCAGATGCTTGTGTGTCTGGGTGCAAG GGACCATCTGCTGCATCACTGGATCGCTCTGCTCGCAGACTGTCCCATCACTGCTCAGATGTATGAGGAAATGGCACTGATTAAGGATCGCTCGTTGGTGAACTCTCTGATCCGAGTCCTGCAGACACTGCAGGAGTTCAACATCACTCTGGAGGCTTCGCTCGTCAAAGGCGTTGGTATCTAA